The following are from one region of the Ischnura elegans chromosome 12, ioIscEleg1.1, whole genome shotgun sequence genome:
- the LOC124169162 gene encoding piggyBac transposable element-derived protein 4-like translates to MADAMLRDEDILRELRREWDDSGTSDDAELSEDDPDFILNEVTSDLDSSDSSSTSDCETEAAAMNQRGLRGRRGRPRGRGGRRIMADAQDGGWSEIDHVPNINVFTGMSGMVEETGLDKTTPLADFFSYFFDDDIIKIIKEQSNLYARQILQKKRSLNQISPNSRLLKWKTVTLGDVRKFLAIILHMSISERPSLANHWSTDPVISCNFCPSVMSRDRFLSILANFHLNDNTSAKKKGEAGFDPLHKVRPMFELLRSRFQCAYQPAEDVTIDEGMCAFRGRLSFKQYMPQKPSRYGIKLYMLSESDSGYIWNFDVFCGQDNVVKDVVTRLLGNLAGKGHTLYTDRYYTSPLLAMELEGLQTGLVGTTQKNRRGMPSALRNPQLSRGEQVYRRKGNVLVLCWKDKRDVYIISTRHTSEMVTYSDRRGNQRTKPAAVVNYNKKKFGVDLSDQRMSYGVFDHRSMKWWRKLAFHMILMTVQNACVLYNQVTGKKIPMTSFMKELCSDLAITQEEPSSGPGPSGGHLTRLSGKHFLSRIPIPPEKKKAQRRCKVCSDKGTEQAGKARRKDTSFECKICHLGFCVSPCFQIYHTKKNYVT, encoded by the exons ATGGCCGACGCTATGCTCCGTGATGAAGATATTCTTAGAGAACTACGTCGGGAATGGGATGACAGTGGCACTTCTGATGATGCTGAACTTAGTGAAGATGATCCAGATTTCATTTTAAACGAAGTGACATCTGACTTAG ATTCGAGTGACAGCAGTAGCACCAGTGATTGTGAGACCGAAGCAGCGGCCATGAATCAAAGGGGTTTGAGAGGTAGAAGAGGGCGGCCACGAGGCAGAGGTGGACGAAGGATCATGGCAGATGCACAAGATGGAGGTTGGAGTGAAATAGACCATGTTccaaatataaatgttttcaccGGAATGTCTGGTATGGTTGAGGAAACTGGTCTCGACAAAACCACTCctcttgctgattttttttcttatttttttgatgatgatattataaaaatcatcaAGGAACAATCAAATCTTTATGCTCggcaaattttacagaaaaagagGAGTTTGAATCAAATATCTCCTAACAGCAGGCTGCTGAAGTGGAAAACTGTTACACTGGGTGATGTGCGAAAATTCCTAGCAATTATTTTGCACATGAGCATCAGTGAGAGGCCATCTTTGGCCAATCATTGGAGCACAGATCCGGTCATATCATGTAATTTCTGCCCTAGTGTCATGAGTAGGGATAGATTCCTATCCATCTTagctaattttcatttgaatgataaCACCAGTGCAAAGAAGAAAGGGGAGGCAGGTTTTGACCCTCTACACAAGGTTCGTCCCATGTTCGAGTTGCTCAGAAGTAGATTTCAATGTGCATACCAACCGGCAGAGGATGTGACCATCGATGAAGGCATGTGTGCATTCAGAGGGAGGCTAAGTTTCAAGCAATACATGCCTCAGAAACCTAGCCGTTATGGCATCAAGTTATATATGCTCTCTGAATCTGATTCTGGGTATATTTGGAACTTCGACGTATTTTGCGGTCAGGACAATGTTGTGAAAGATGTTGTTACAAGGCTTCTTGGAAACTTAGCCGGAAAAGGGCATACTTTGTATACAGACAGGTACTATACAAGTCCCTTGCTTGCCATGGAATTGGAAGGTCTCCAAACGGGGTTGGTAGGAACAACGCAAAAAAATAGGAGAGGGATGCCCAGTGCTCTTCGTAATCCTCAACTAAGTCGTGGGGAACAAGTTTACAGGAGGAAAGGTAATGTACTCGTGTTATGTTGGAAGGATAAGCGTGATGTATACATCATAAGTACACGACATACATCAGAAATGGTGACCTATAGTGATAGAAGAGGTAACCAAAGAACTAAGCCAGCTGCAGTGGTGaactataataagaaaaaatttggTGTAGACCTTTCTGACCAGCGTATGTCCTATGGTGTATTTGACCACCGTAGTATGAAATGGTGGAGGAAATTAGCTTTCCACATGATTTTGATGACAGTACAAAATGCATGTGTCTTGTATAACCAAGTTAcagggaaaaaaattccaatgacaTCTTTCATGAAGGAACTCTGCAGTGACCTTGCAATTACTCAGGAAGAACCTTCATCAGGACCTGGTCCCAGTGGAGGTCATCTAACCCGTCTCTCcggaaaacattttctcagtagaATACCAATTCCCCCAGAAAAGAAAAAGGCTCAAAGAAGATGTAAAGTGTGCTCTGACAAGGGTACAGAGCAAGCAGGGAAGGCAAGGAGAAAGGACACATCTTTTGAGTGCAAAATTTGCCATTTAGGATTTTGTGTATCTccatgctttcaaatatatcatacaaaaaaaaattatgtaacataA
- the LOC124169273 gene encoding piggyBac transposable element-derived protein 3-like has product MAATNKHMGSLSADDILEMLGDSDVDIPGEISSGEDEEHDFNEYLEEYSSEDDVPLASLRSPNSEKGTPKNKKWTRDKMPPYVHDVEDLFCENEEGSQNFLDMFFEYFPPSFWKSVVEQSNLYSVQVRDHRSINMTYDEIIRFVGVSILMGSLNYPQTRLYWSRDLAVPLIQKVMSRDRFFELRNHLHFVDKFVTSDSDDKLQKVRPILDAFLKKCHMLPRSNEQSVDEQMISFTGRCPNRQYVPNKPHPVGLKNFVLAERDGLVLDFHIYVGKGTIPDKDMRELGLGAGIVKLLTRTISHSIIYCDRFFTSEKLGDYLVANNFNLCGTVMKNRVGGALSILKSDKELKRGDYDEVLRSDKKMCCVKWQDSKAVTMLSTCIGSEPHSSCLRWDKTEKRKREVNQPLVIKKYNQCMGGIDLCDRLLAYYSSSMRTKKWPLRVFTHFVDLAIVNSWVMYRRNCVKADVPKREIASLLQFRTRLGNAMIHFESGRVEIREEIQKKRGRPSKCSSISPGPHESSKICVNEETGIEDQQIDHEDQTQQKRRRIIHPVNDVRFDRINHWPIFSNDKNASRCRHSGCSSRTRIKCQKCDVYLCVSLNGCFQKFHTRH; this is encoded by the exons atggcggccaCAAATAAGCACATGGGAA GCCTCTCTGCTGATGACATTTTGGAAATGTTAGGAGATAGTGATGTGGATATTCCAGGGGAAATATCTAGTGGTGAAGATGAAGAAcatgattttaatgaatatttagaagaATATTCAAGTGAAGATGATGTTCCACTAGCATCACTCCGTTCACCGAATTCAGAAAAAggcactccgaagaataaaaaatggacaCGTGACAA GATGCCACCATATGTACACGACGTAGAAGATCTCTTTTGTGAAAATGAGGAAGGGAGTCAAAATTTCCTCGATATGTTTTTcgagtattttcctcccagctttTGGAAAAGTGTGGTAGAACAAAGCAACCTGTATTCAGTACAAGTAAGAGATCATCGCTCCATTAATATGACCTACGATGAAATCATCAGATTTGTTGGCGTGTCCATTTTGATGGGTTCACTAAATTATCCGCAAACAAGGCTGTATTGGAGTAGGGATTTGGCCGTTCCTCTCATTCAAAAAGTCATGTCACGGGACAGATTTTTCGAGTTAAGGAATCATTTACATTTCGTTGACAAATTTGTTACTAGCGATAGCGATGACAAGTTACAAAAAGTAAGACCGATACTTGAtgcctttttgaaaaaatgtcacatgctaCCTAGATCGAATGAACAATCTGTAGatgaacaaatgatttctttcactGGTAGATGTCCTAATCGACAGTATGTACCGAATAAGCCACATCCAGTAGGactaaaaaattttgttcttgcaGAAAGAGATGGTCTTGTTCTTGATTTTCATATCTATGTTGGAAAAGGAACCATTCCTGATAAGGACATGAGGGAGCTTGGTCTGGGCGCAGGAATTGTGAAGTTGCTAACGAGGACGATCAGCCATTCCATCATCTACTGCGACCGCTTCTTCACTAGTGAAAAACTAGGTGATTACCTagtggcaaataattttaacctcTGTGGTACTGTCATGAAAAACAGAGTAGGTGGTGCACTTAGTATTTTGAAATCCGACAAAGAATTAAAACGGGGTGATTATGACGAGGTTCTGCgcagtgataaaaaaatgtgttgtgtCAAGTGGCAGGATAGTAAGGCAGTCACTATGCTATCTACTTGCATAGGTAGTGAACCCCACTCATCTTGCTTGAGATGGGACAAAACAGAGAAGAGGAAACGTGAAGTCAACCAGCctctagttataaaaaaatacaaccaatGTATGGGAGGAATTGATCTTTGTGATCGACTTCTAGCATATTACTCTTCTTCAATGCGTACCAAAAAATGGCCTTTACGGGTATTTACGCACTTTGTTGATTTGGCTATAGTAAATTCCTGGGTAATGTACCGCCGAAATTGTGTGAAGGCAGATGTACCAAAAAGAGAAATTGCCTCACTTTTGCAATTTAGAACTCGATTAGGCAATGCAATGATTCACTTTGAATCTGGAAGGGTTGAAATCAGGGAGGAGATCCAAAAAAAAAGAGGCAGGCCATCAAAATGTAGTTCAATTAGTCCAGGCCCTCATGAGAGTtctaaaatatgtgtaaatgaaGAAACAGGCATTGAAGATCAGCAAATTGACCACGAGGATCAAACCCAGCAAAAACGTCGAAGAATCATACACCCTGTCAATGACGTCAGATTTGACAGGATAAATCATTGGCCTATTTTTAGCAATGACAAAAATGCATCACGATGCAGACACTCTGGCTGTTCATCAAGAACTAGGATTAAATGCCAAAAGTGTGATGTATACTTATGTGTGAGCCTCAAtggctgttttcaaaaatttcatacaagGCACTAA
- the LOC124168728 gene encoding uncharacterized protein LOC124168728 produces MSGVYAEDCKDRSNISRWCKFFEEGRVNLLESPRAGRPVTASTERNVTAMEQTILVDRRVHLRTLSARFNISYGTVFDIVHDRLNFSKVCDRWVPKNLTDDHKGQRMIASLDHLRRYAAEGQTFLEEIVTGDESWV; encoded by the coding sequence ATGTCGGGCGTGTACGCGGAAGACTGTAAGGACCGTAGCAACATCTCGAGGTGGTGCAAATTTTTTGAAGAAGGCCGCGTTAATCTCCTAGAATCGCCACGTGCCGGCCGACCAGTGACGGCCTCCACTGAACGGAATGTGACAGCCATGGAGCAAACAATTCTCGTTGACCGACGCGTCCATCTGCGAACCTTGTCAGCGCGGTTCAACATTTCTTACGGTACGGTGTTTGATATTGTGCATGACAGACTGAATTTTTCTAAAGTTTGTGACCGCTGGGTGCCCAAAAATCTGACAGATGACCACAAGGGCCAGCGAATGATCGCAAGCTTGGACCACCTAAGGCGTTATGCTGCTGAAGGTCAGACCTTCCTGGAAGAAATTGTTACCGGTGATGAGTCGTGGGTGTAA